A window from Vulcanimicrobium alpinum encodes these proteins:
- the rpmB gene encoding 50S ribosomal protein L28: MAKRCDVCGKGPMTGNNVSHAMNKTKRRWLPNLQAVKIDDRGTHKTARVCTSCLRSKRVKRVGVA; encoded by the coding sequence ATGGCCAAGCGATGCGACGTGTGCGGCAAGGGACCGATGACGGGAAACAACGTCAGCCACGCGATGAACAAGACCAAGCGGCGGTGGCTCCCCAACCTGCAGGCCGTCAAGATCGACGACCGCGGCACGCACAAGACGGCCCGCGTCTGCACCAGTTGCCTGCGGAGCAAGCGGGTCAAGCGCGTGGGCGTCGCCTAA
- a CDS encoding DegV family protein, with the protein MSAAPQTRRVAIVTDSTSDLEPADAAARGIDVVPLFVNFGDARFRDRVDLSLDEFYRKLASLTVLPTTSQPTPALFEEAFRPHVEAGRAIVCVTIMASLSGTINAATTAGRSFPGAEIRVVDSGTVAGGLALIAQHASDLARDGADAATIAAALEGDARTLRGYATVPDLSHAVRTGRVSRAQAFIGSLVKILPVLRIDSGKIQEHARVRTFARALDAIVDAGAAVANQADGARICVIDSHAADEAAIVAARLREKITTVPLLFERLQAGPVIGTHAGQGALGVFVLPGPSTGSG; encoded by the coding sequence ATGAGCGCAGCGCCGCAGACGCGCCGCGTCGCGATCGTCACCGATTCGACCTCGGATCTCGAGCCCGCCGACGCCGCGGCGCGCGGGATCGACGTCGTCCCGCTGTTCGTCAACTTCGGCGACGCGCGGTTTCGCGATCGGGTCGATCTCTCGCTCGACGAGTTCTATCGCAAGCTCGCGAGCCTCACGGTGCTGCCGACGACATCGCAGCCGACGCCCGCGCTGTTCGAAGAGGCGTTCCGTCCGCACGTCGAGGCGGGACGCGCAATCGTGTGCGTGACGATCATGGCGTCCCTCTCCGGGACGATCAACGCTGCGACGACGGCGGGCCGTTCGTTTCCGGGCGCCGAGATCCGCGTCGTCGACAGCGGGACGGTCGCCGGCGGGCTCGCGCTGATCGCACAGCACGCGAGCGACCTCGCGCGCGACGGCGCCGATGCCGCGACGATCGCCGCCGCGCTCGAAGGCGACGCGCGCACGCTGCGCGGCTACGCGACCGTCCCCGACCTCTCGCACGCCGTGCGGACCGGCCGCGTCTCGCGCGCGCAAGCGTTCATCGGTTCGTTGGTTAAGATACTTCCGGTGCTGCGGATCGACAGCGGCAAGATCCAGGAACACGCGCGCGTCCGCACGTTCGCCCGCGCCCTCGACGCGATCGTCGATGCCGGCGCCGCGGTCGCCAATCAGGCCGACGGTGCGCGCATCTGCGTGATCGACTCGCACGCCGCCGACGAAGCGGCGATCGTCGCCGCTCGTCTGCGCGAGAAGATCACCACGGTGCCGTTGCTGTTCGAACGGCTGCAGGCAGGCCCGGTCATCGGCACGCACGCGGGACAAGGCGCCCTCGGCGTGTTCGTCCTGCCTGGTCCTTCGACCGGCTCAGGATGA
- the rpe gene encoding ribulose-phosphate 3-epimerase: MRRPKIAPSLLSADFAAIADQIAMVEAAGADELHLDTMDGRFVPNITWGMKIVKDLRRLTALPFDCHLMIVEPERYVDAFREAGADVITFHYEATPHPHRLLRHLREIGAKAGIAINPGTPAAMLEDLIEEIDRVLVMSVNPGFGGQSFIERALVKVEEVRAVLERRNPACEIEVDGGIGLANIERAVRAGADVLVAGNSVFAAGDPPAALREMRSRVDTARAASR, translated from the coding sequence GTGCGTCGGCCGAAGATCGCGCCGTCGCTGCTCTCCGCCGATTTCGCGGCGATCGCCGATCAGATCGCGATGGTCGAAGCGGCTGGCGCCGACGAACTGCATCTCGACACGATGGACGGACGCTTCGTCCCCAACATCACCTGGGGGATGAAGATCGTCAAGGATCTGCGGCGTCTCACGGCGCTGCCGTTCGACTGCCACCTGATGATCGTCGAACCCGAACGGTACGTCGACGCGTTCCGCGAGGCCGGCGCCGACGTGATCACCTTCCACTACGAAGCGACGCCGCACCCGCACCGGCTGCTGCGCCATCTGCGCGAGATCGGAGCCAAGGCCGGGATCGCGATCAATCCGGGTACGCCCGCGGCGATGCTCGAGGATCTCATCGAAGAGATCGACCGCGTGCTGGTGATGAGCGTCAACCCGGGGTTCGGCGGCCAGTCGTTCATCGAGCGCGCGCTGGTGAAGGTCGAGGAGGTGCGCGCGGTGCTCGAGCGGCGCAACCCGGCCTGTGAGATTGAAGTCGACGGCGGGATCGGCTTGGCGAACATCGAGCGCGCGGTCCGCGCCGGCGCCGACGTGCTCGTCGCGGGCAACTCCGTCTTCGCCGCCGGCGATCCGCCGGCGGCACTGCGCGAGATGCGGTCCCGCGTCGATACCGCGCGCGCCGCGTCGCGTTGA
- a CDS encoding DAK2 domain-containing protein encodes MAVTHLDGRAFERFVAAGTYFLRKYRGVLNDLNVFPVPDGDTGSNMFLTAKAALREASKVRDQELSTVAAAAANGSLLGARGNSGVILSQMLRGFSHSVRHRSSIDTFQLSLAMKEAVAAARAALTKPVEGTILTVAGAAADEAYRLAVREPDFYRLANAVLRAANDALERTPEQLPALKEAGVVDSGGAGFCYFLEGALRFLPEATVRATAFPRRPTRSAVFTRRQAVGEYRFCTEFVLEDANVEAYPLRDQLEKLGDSLLVIGAKPTIKVHVHTAEPETVKAIAARYGAVTRWKVEDMARQHTLLVVDAPLRPVGIAAVVAGPGFDRIARELGADVTIPTPAGANPSVQDLLVAANAALASTVYLLPNDSNVALAAREVPALTDKRVVIVPTRDPVAGLAMLLRLAGADEPVAFDRLTAALEEVRSASVFFAGKDSSVGGVAVQRGAPTASIGGRLITAPALNDLIVETAAQLGAGDGGLITLYYGNAQKERDAQRLAATLAERFAGIEVEYYYGGQPAIEYWISYE; translated from the coding sequence ATGGCAGTCACCCATCTCGACGGCCGCGCGTTCGAACGATTCGTCGCGGCCGGCACGTACTTTCTGCGCAAATATCGGGGCGTCCTCAACGACCTGAACGTGTTCCCCGTCCCCGACGGCGACACGGGTTCGAACATGTTTCTGACGGCGAAAGCGGCGCTGCGCGAGGCGAGCAAGGTCCGGGATCAGGAGCTCTCGACGGTGGCCGCGGCGGCCGCGAACGGCTCGCTGCTCGGCGCCCGCGGCAACAGCGGGGTGATCCTCTCGCAGATGCTGCGCGGGTTCTCGCACAGCGTCCGCCACCGCAGCTCGATCGATACCTTTCAACTGTCGCTCGCGATGAAGGAGGCGGTCGCCGCCGCCCGCGCCGCGCTGACCAAGCCGGTCGAGGGGACGATCCTGACGGTCGCCGGGGCCGCCGCCGACGAAGCGTACCGCCTCGCCGTCCGGGAGCCGGACTTCTACCGGCTGGCGAACGCGGTGCTGCGCGCCGCGAACGACGCGCTCGAACGGACGCCCGAGCAGCTCCCGGCGCTCAAGGAGGCCGGCGTCGTCGACTCCGGCGGCGCCGGCTTCTGTTACTTCCTCGAAGGCGCGCTGCGTTTTCTCCCCGAGGCGACCGTCCGCGCCACGGCCTTTCCGCGCCGGCCGACCCGCTCGGCCGTCTTCACCCGTCGGCAGGCTGTCGGCGAGTACCGGTTCTGCACCGAGTTCGTGCTCGAGGACGCGAACGTCGAGGCGTACCCTCTGCGCGATCAGTTGGAGAAGCTCGGCGACTCCCTGCTGGTCATCGGCGCCAAGCCGACGATCAAGGTCCACGTGCATACCGCCGAGCCGGAGACGGTCAAGGCGATCGCCGCGCGGTACGGCGCCGTGACCCGCTGGAAGGTCGAGGACATGGCCCGCCAGCACACCCTCCTCGTCGTCGACGCGCCGCTGAGGCCGGTCGGGATCGCCGCCGTCGTCGCCGGCCCCGGCTTCGACCGTATCGCGCGCGAACTGGGCGCCGACGTCACCATCCCGACGCCGGCCGGCGCCAACCCGTCGGTCCAGGATCTCCTCGTCGCCGCCAACGCCGCGCTCGCGTCGACGGTCTACCTGCTCCCCAACGACTCGAACGTCGCCCTCGCCGCCCGCGAGGTCCCGGCCCTCACCGACAAGCGGGTGGTGATCGTCCCGACCCGCGACCCCGTCGCCGGCCTCGCGATGCTGCTGCGGCTCGCAGGCGCCGACGAGCCCGTCGCGTTCGACCGCCTCACCGCCGCGCTCGAGGAGGTGCGCAGCGCGTCGGTCTTTTTTGCCGGCAAAGATTCGAGCGTCGGCGGCGTCGCGGTGCAGCGCGGCGCGCCGACCGCGTCGATCGGTGGACGCCTGATCACCGCGCCCGCGCTGAACGACCTCATCGTCGAGACGGCCGCCCAACTCGGCGCGGGCGACGGCGGGCTCATCACGCTCTACTACGGGAACGCCCAGAAAGAACGCGACGCGCAGAGACTCGCCGCGACGCTCGCCGAACGTTTTGCGGGGATCGAGGTCGAATACTACTACGGCGGACAGCCGGCGATCGAGTACTGGATCTCGTACGAATGA
- the plsX gene encoding phosphate acyltransferase PlsX codes for MSSQGRALRVIAVDAMGGDDAPGEIVAGALAAHRDGLGRIVLVGDRARIEPLLHGERAIEVVHSAGEVAMDAQASAVVRKSAGTSLGDAIDLVRDGKADAVVSAGNSGAFLAIALVRLRTIPGIARPAIGAVLPGRTGPVVLCDAGANVDCKPEWLMQFGVMGSAYARAALGIAEPRVGIISVGEERTKGNTQTIEAAALLERAPVRFVGNVEGKDVLLNHADVIVADGFVGNVILKTAEGAAAYFREVLRESYESAGLVGKAGALLSRGVFDAMRVRLNYATYGGAPLLGVRGNCVVAHGRSDRVAIRNAIRQAAAVAGADLVGSIGAALAA; via the coding sequence ATGAGCAGCCAGGGACGAGCCCTCCGCGTCATCGCGGTCGACGCGATGGGCGGCGACGATGCGCCCGGCGAGATCGTCGCCGGTGCGCTGGCCGCGCACCGCGACGGGCTCGGCCGCATCGTGCTGGTCGGCGATCGCGCGCGGATCGAACCCCTGCTCCACGGCGAACGCGCGATCGAGGTGGTGCATTCGGCCGGTGAGGTCGCGATGGACGCGCAGGCCTCCGCCGTCGTGCGCAAATCGGCCGGCACGTCGCTCGGCGACGCGATCGATCTGGTCCGCGACGGAAAGGCCGACGCCGTCGTCTCGGCCGGGAACAGCGGCGCGTTCCTCGCGATCGCACTGGTGCGGCTGCGCACCATCCCGGGGATCGCGCGGCCGGCGATCGGCGCCGTCCTGCCGGGACGAACCGGACCGGTCGTGCTGTGCGACGCCGGCGCCAACGTCGACTGCAAGCCCGAGTGGCTGATGCAGTTCGGCGTGATGGGGAGTGCGTACGCGCGCGCGGCGCTGGGGATCGCCGAGCCGCGCGTCGGGATCATCTCGGTCGGCGAAGAGCGAACGAAGGGCAACACGCAGACGATTGAGGCGGCCGCGCTGTTGGAACGCGCACCGGTGCGCTTCGTCGGAAACGTGGAGGGCAAGGATGTGCTGCTCAACCATGCCGACGTGATCGTCGCCGACGGTTTCGTCGGCAACGTGATCCTCAAGACGGCGGAGGGCGCGGCCGCGTATTTCCGCGAGGTGCTGCGCGAGTCGTACGAGAGCGCGGGGCTCGTCGGCAAGGCCGGCGCGCTGCTGAGCCGCGGCGTGTTCGACGCGATGCGCGTGCGCTTGAACTACGCGACCTACGGCGGCGCGCCGCTGCTGGGCGTGCGCGGCAACTGCGTCGTCGCGCACGGCCGTTCCGATCGCGTCGCGATCCGCAACGCGATCCGCCAGGCGGCGGCGGTCGCCGGCGCCGATCTCGTCGGCTCGATCGGCGCGGCGCTGGCAGCATGA
- a CDS encoding PASTA domain-containing protein, whose translation MQMEGAQTPAREPRTILGWLGDQDWVFAVALALAVGTAVWFARSIKDFFGPSAASVVVPALAGTTRTDALAECGRVRLQCKVLATQPSDRFPKDVVMSQAPPAGSRVREGRAVSLVVSSGVTIFAMPDLRFESLRNAGLDLNRLRLQLAKTSIVANDDIPANHVVAQDPPPLTSVRQGSRVTLSLSKGPPSAVKVIDFVGMRIDAARARAQHAKIKLGQVVWTPFGPSGKPRGEIVRQNPPPGTQIDPFEEVSLQVSAGPYEYGYLIRQVHATATVPARDDAARVRMQVRDDTGTWNVYDGFAQGGQKLDFNLTVVGSAELDTYVNNELLNQTKLGVEPPKGPPPTSPPERK comes from the coding sequence ATGCAGATGGAGGGCGCGCAGACGCCCGCGCGCGAGCCCCGCACCATCCTCGGCTGGCTTGGCGATCAGGATTGGGTCTTCGCCGTCGCGCTCGCGCTCGCGGTCGGCACGGCGGTGTGGTTCGCGCGCTCGATCAAGGACTTCTTCGGTCCGAGCGCCGCCAGCGTGGTCGTCCCGGCGCTCGCCGGGACGACGCGCACCGACGCGCTCGCCGAATGCGGGCGCGTGCGCCTGCAATGCAAGGTGCTCGCCACGCAGCCCAGCGACCGGTTTCCGAAAGACGTCGTGATGAGCCAAGCGCCGCCGGCGGGCTCGCGCGTGCGCGAGGGGCGCGCGGTCTCGCTGGTGGTGAGCAGCGGCGTGACGATCTTCGCGATGCCCGATCTGCGTTTCGAATCGCTGCGCAACGCCGGCTTGGATCTCAACCGGCTCAGACTGCAGCTCGCCAAGACGTCGATCGTCGCCAACGACGACATCCCCGCCAATCACGTCGTCGCGCAGGACCCGCCGCCGCTCACCAGCGTGCGCCAGGGTTCGCGCGTCACGCTGTCGCTGAGCAAAGGTCCGCCGAGCGCCGTGAAGGTGATCGACTTCGTCGGGATGCGGATCGATGCGGCGCGCGCGCGCGCACAGCACGCGAAAATCAAGCTCGGGCAGGTCGTGTGGACCCCGTTCGGGCCGAGCGGGAAGCCGCGCGGCGAGATCGTCCGGCAGAATCCGCCGCCGGGAACGCAGATCGACCCGTTCGAGGAAGTCTCGCTGCAAGTGAGCGCGGGTCCGTACGAGTACGGCTACCTCATCCGCCAGGTGCACGCGACCGCGACCGTACCGGCGCGCGACGACGCGGCGCGCGTGCGGATGCAGGTGCGCGACGACACCGGAACGTGGAATGTGTACGACGGCTTCGCGCAGGGCGGTCAGAAGCTCGACTTCAACTTGACGGTCGTCGGTAGCGCCGAACTCGACACGTACGTCAACAACGAGCTGCTGAACCAGACGAAGCTCGGCGTCGAACCCCCGAAGGGTCCGCCGCCGACGTCGCCGCCGGAGCGTAAGTGA
- the thiL gene encoding thiamine-phosphate kinase, whose protein sequence is MTEDALVAQIRERLRGVDAARLSVGIGDDAAVWQPKANNRSVITTDAMVEGVHFRRDAMPPEAIGHRVLAANLSDIAAMGARPVLATIALGFPPETDTDWLLRCYDGVAALAARAHCTIAGGDLTRAPAILFSVTVIGEVRASNVTLRSGARPGDVVALTGPLGASRAGLLLALDRPDLAFDPAFAPLLAAYRTPEPRLREGRWLGASRHVHAMIDTSDGLSTDLGRLCAASGTGAEVDAIPVHAVARALAERTGDDPERWALDGGEDFELLAAIDRHAFGHLANRFHAHTGRTLLRVGRITGGAEVRFADGIAIAPSGWDHLR, encoded by the coding sequence TTGACCGAAGACGCGCTCGTCGCGCAGATCCGCGAACGCCTGCGCGGCGTCGACGCCGCGCGTCTGTCGGTCGGGATCGGCGACGACGCCGCGGTGTGGCAGCCGAAGGCGAATAACCGGAGCGTCATCACCACCGACGCGATGGTCGAGGGGGTGCACTTCAGGCGCGACGCGATGCCGCCCGAGGCGATCGGGCATCGCGTTCTCGCCGCGAACCTCTCCGATATCGCCGCGATGGGTGCGCGACCCGTGCTGGCGACGATCGCGCTGGGATTTCCGCCGGAGACCGACACGGACTGGCTGCTGCGCTGTTACGACGGGGTCGCCGCGCTCGCGGCGCGCGCGCACTGCACGATCGCCGGCGGCGACCTCACGCGCGCGCCGGCGATCCTGTTCTCGGTTACGGTGATCGGCGAGGTGCGCGCATCGAACGTCACCCTGCGCAGCGGCGCACGCCCGGGCGATGTCGTCGCGCTCACCGGTCCGCTCGGCGCGAGCCGGGCAGGGCTGCTCCTCGCGCTCGACCGGCCCGACCTGGCGTTCGATCCCGCGTTCGCGCCGCTGCTCGCCGCGTATCGCACGCCGGAACCGCGGCTTCGGGAGGGGCGCTGGCTCGGGGCATCGCGGCACGTCCACGCGATGATCGATACGAGCGACGGGCTCTCGACCGATCTCGGGCGCTTGTGCGCGGCATCGGGGACCGGCGCGGAAGTCGACGCGATCCCCGTGCACGCGGTTGCGCGCGCGCTCGCCGAGCGCACCGGCGACGATCCCGAACGCTGGGCGCTCGACGGCGGCGAAGATTTCGAACTGCTCGCCGCGATCGATCGGCACGCGTTCGGGCACCTCGCGAACCGCTTTCACGCGCACACGGGCCGCACGCTGCTGCGCGTGGGCCGCATCACCGGGGGTGCGGAGGTGCGCTTCGCGGACGGCATCGCCATCGCGCCCTCCGGCTGGGATCATCTTCGTTGA